One stretch of Priestia megaterium DNA includes these proteins:
- a CDS encoding alpha/beta fold hydrolase, with amino-acid sequence MSYFIHVTPKTKLFVRDIGKGKPVLFLHGWPVNAKMYEYQFTTLPARGIRCIAPDLRGFGKSDAPFTGYSYNQLADDIRMLVERLGLKNYTLVGFSMGGAIAIRYMSRHLGYGVKKLILLGAAAPSFIQKTDFPYGLPSEEVNTIIQNTYRDRPNMLEGFGKKFFNQPISSAFRGWFQDLGLEASGHGTIKTAVSLRDEDLREDLSQIFAETYILHGKKDQICPFDLAKDMNRHISFSTLIPFENSGHGLFYDEREKVNDTLIELIAKNSAYK; translated from the coding sequence ATGAGCTATTTTATTCACGTAACTCCTAAGACTAAACTTTTTGTTCGGGATATTGGAAAAGGGAAACCCGTTCTTTTTCTTCACGGGTGGCCTGTTAACGCTAAAATGTACGAATACCAATTTACAACGTTGCCGGCCCGCGGTATTCGATGTATCGCTCCTGATCTTCGCGGATTCGGAAAATCAGATGCGCCTTTCACCGGCTATTCTTATAATCAATTAGCGGATGATATTCGCATGTTAGTAGAAAGACTGGGGCTTAAAAATTATACGCTCGTAGGCTTTTCTATGGGGGGAGCCATTGCCATTCGATATATGAGCAGACATTTAGGATATGGCGTGAAAAAGTTAATTTTATTAGGGGCAGCGGCTCCAAGCTTTATTCAAAAAACTGATTTTCCATATGGACTTCCTTCTGAAGAAGTAAATACAATTATCCAAAATACGTATAGAGATCGTCCTAACATGCTTGAAGGATTTGGGAAAAAGTTTTTTAATCAGCCTATCAGCTCAGCTTTTAGAGGATGGTTTCAAGATTTAGGTTTAGAGGCATCTGGTCATGGTACGATTAAAACTGCGGTGTCTTTACGAGACGAAGACTTACGGGAAGATTTGAGTCAAATTTTCGCTGAGACATATATATTACACGGAAAAAAAGATCAAATTTGTCCATTTGATCTTGCAAAAGATATGAATCGTCATATTTCATTTTCTACACTTATTCCATTTGAAAATAGTGGACACGGTCTTTTTTATGATGAACGCGAGAAAGTAAATGACACTCTTATTGAACTCATCGCTAAAAACTCAGCCTATAAGTAA
- a CDS encoding YqcI/YcgG family protein, producing the protein MASKMLFRANEILESTHVPFWGKDAFQYFQSDILSEENPFPCILGVEGFKKDLLRFSFVTTPYNYQDIRNAASALREYIDTFKTIGRYTSFVLFFKPEHKERSMEEYETMFWDTLTFLHQIDQKKWPQDIPKDPKDPLWEFCFHGEPIFVVCNTPAHSLRKSRKSRGFMITFQPRWVFEGMTGDSKMGRHVQKVVRDRLKTYDDVSAHPELGWYGQQGNREWKQYFLHDDNNYTTGQCPFKLKRSEQHGRKKSLY; encoded by the coding sequence ATGGCATCAAAAATGCTTTTTCGAGCCAATGAGATTTTAGAGTCAACGCATGTCCCGTTTTGGGGAAAAGATGCTTTTCAATATTTCCAAAGCGATATATTATCAGAAGAAAATCCATTTCCTTGTATATTAGGGGTAGAAGGCTTTAAAAAAGATTTACTGCGTTTTTCATTTGTGACTACTCCTTATAACTACCAAGATATTAGGAATGCAGCGTCGGCGCTTAGAGAATACATAGATACGTTTAAGACTATAGGTCGCTATACATCCTTTGTGTTATTCTTTAAGCCTGAACATAAAGAACGTTCAATGGAAGAGTACGAAACGATGTTTTGGGATACGCTGACGTTTCTTCATCAAATTGATCAAAAGAAATGGCCGCAAGACATTCCAAAAGACCCAAAAGATCCATTATGGGAATTTTGCTTTCACGGAGAACCTATTTTTGTCGTCTGTAATACGCCTGCTCATTCTTTACGTAAAAGTCGTAAGAGTAGAGGATTTATGATTACATTTCAGCCTCGGTGGGTGTTTGAAGGTATGACAGGAGATTCAAAAATGGGGCGGCACGTACAAAAGGTGGTCCGCGATCGGTTAAAAACATATGATGACGTATCAGCTCACCCTGAGTTAGGATGGTATGGACAGCAGGGAAACCGAGAGTGGAAGCAATATTTTTTACACGATGATAACAACTATACTACCGGACAGTGTCCGTTTAAATTAAAAAGGAGTGAGCAGCATGGACGTAAAAAAAGCCTCTATTAA
- the parC gene encoding DNA topoisomerase IV subunit A — MTQTERFLDLPLEDVLGDRFGRYSKYIIQERALPDARDGLKPVQRRILYAMHVDGNTAEKGFRKSAKTVGNVIGNYHPHGDSSVYDAMVRMSQEWKVRNVLIEMHGNNGSIDGDPPAAMRYTEARLSSIAAELLRDIDKQTVEFVSNFDDTSSEPTVLPAMFPNLLVNGSTGISAGYATELPPHHLGEVIDATIMRIDKPTCTIEELMTAIQGPDFPTGGIIQGVDGIKKAYETGKGKIIIRGKTEVESIRGGKQQIVITEIPFEVNKANLVKKMDELRLDKKVEGIAEVRDETDRTGLRIVVELKKDANAQGVLHYLYKNTDLQVPYNFNMVAIAKKRPKLMSLANILDAYIDHQKEVVTNRSKYELQKAREREHIVAGLIKALSILDEVIATIRASKDKRDAKNNLIAKYEFTEPQAEAIVSLQLYRLTNTDITALQAEAEELGAKINELEEILHSEKKLFNVIKKELRRVKKQYSTERRSKIEAEIEEIKINLEVMVPSEEVMVTVTKDGYVKRTSLRSYAASNGQDFGMKDTDRILAKYEINTTETLLIFTNKGNYLYMPVHELPDIRWKDMGQHIMNIVPIDKEEQIVRAIPVKEFKENQYLLFFTKNGMVKKSELLQYKAQRYSKAFVAVNLKGDDKVVDVYQTDGKKQVFIATRSGYGLRFREEEINIVGTRASGVKGINLKDDDYVVSGVIFDEDEALSTELFIATQRGAVKKTKITEFEESARAKRGLVMVRELKSNPHQIAKVKVISKEHYMIVESSKGQIEQVDPSTMRASDRYSNGSFVLDQSEAGNLVDVWLEEK; from the coding sequence ATGACACAAACAGAACGCTTTTTAGATTTACCTCTTGAGGATGTACTAGGCGACCGTTTTGGTCGATACAGTAAATATATTATTCAAGAGCGTGCACTGCCGGATGCAAGAGACGGGTTAAAACCCGTTCAGCGCCGTATTTTATATGCAATGCACGTAGATGGAAATACAGCAGAAAAAGGTTTTCGCAAGTCAGCCAAAACTGTAGGGAACGTAATTGGTAACTATCACCCTCATGGTGATTCATCTGTATATGATGCCATGGTTCGAATGAGTCAAGAATGGAAAGTTAGAAATGTATTAATCGAAATGCATGGAAACAACGGAAGTATTGATGGAGATCCCCCAGCAGCAATGCGTTATACAGAAGCTCGCCTTTCATCGATTGCTGCAGAACTTCTACGAGATATTGACAAACAAACGGTTGAGTTTGTGTCTAACTTCGATGATACAAGCAGCGAACCAACTGTGTTACCGGCTATGTTTCCTAACTTGCTAGTGAATGGATCCACGGGTATTTCAGCTGGTTATGCTACAGAACTTCCTCCTCATCATTTAGGTGAAGTAATTGACGCAACGATCATGCGAATTGATAAACCAACGTGTACAATTGAAGAGTTGATGACGGCTATTCAAGGTCCTGATTTTCCTACGGGAGGAATCATTCAAGGGGTAGACGGGATTAAGAAAGCCTACGAGACAGGTAAAGGGAAAATTATTATTCGCGGAAAAACGGAAGTGGAGTCCATTCGCGGCGGAAAACAGCAAATTGTCATTACGGAAATTCCGTTTGAAGTAAACAAAGCCAACCTTGTTAAGAAAATGGATGAGCTTCGTTTAGATAAAAAAGTGGAAGGCATTGCTGAAGTTCGCGATGAAACGGATCGTACCGGTCTGCGCATCGTAGTAGAACTAAAAAAAGATGCAAATGCTCAAGGAGTACTTCACTATCTATATAAAAATACGGATCTGCAAGTACCGTATAATTTTAACATGGTTGCTATTGCTAAAAAGCGACCAAAGCTTATGAGTTTGGCTAACATTCTTGATGCTTATATTGATCATCAAAAAGAAGTGGTAACAAATCGTTCTAAATACGAACTGCAAAAAGCACGTGAACGTGAACATATTGTAGCGGGATTGATTAAGGCACTGTCGATTTTAGATGAAGTTATTGCGACTATTAGAGCTTCTAAAGATAAGCGCGACGCTAAAAATAATTTAATTGCCAAATATGAATTTACAGAACCTCAAGCAGAAGCGATTGTGTCGCTTCAATTATATCGTTTGACAAACACGGACATCACAGCTCTACAAGCGGAAGCTGAAGAGCTAGGTGCTAAAATTAACGAGTTAGAAGAAATCTTACATAGCGAGAAAAAACTTTTTAATGTAATCAAAAAAGAATTACGCCGTGTAAAAAAGCAATACAGTACAGAACGCCGCTCAAAAATTGAAGCGGAAATCGAAGAAATTAAGATTAATCTAGAAGTGATGGTTCCATCTGAAGAAGTGATGGTGACAGTCACAAAAGACGGATACGTAAAACGAACAAGCCTTCGTTCTTACGCCGCGTCTAATGGGCAAGACTTCGGTATGAAAGATACGGACCGAATTTTAGCGAAGTATGAAATTAATACAACCGAAACGCTGCTCATCTTCACAAACAAAGGGAATTATTTATATATGCCAGTGCACGAACTTCCTGATATCAGGTGGAAAGACATGGGGCAGCATATCATGAACATTGTTCCAATTGATAAAGAAGAGCAAATTGTACGGGCGATACCGGTAAAAGAATTTAAAGAAAATCAGTATCTGCTTTTCTTTACGAAAAATGGTATGGTCAAAAAATCAGAATTACTTCAATATAAAGCACAGCGCTACTCCAAAGCTTTTGTCGCCGTTAATTTAAAAGGCGATGATAAAGTAGTCGATGTATATCAAACGGATGGTAAAAAACAAGTGTTTATTGCCACTCGCTCTGGCTACGGACTGCGTTTCCGAGAAGAAGAAATCAATATTGTGGGAACTCGCGCTTCTGGTGTGAAAGGAATTAACTTAAAAGACGATGATTATGTTGTAAGCGGCGTTATCTTCGATGAAGATGAAGCTCTATCAACTGAATTATTTATCGCCACGCAGCGAGGAGCTGTGAAAAAGACAAAAATTACTGAGTTTGAAGAATCAGCACGAGCAAAACGAGGGCTAGTGATGGTCCGAGAACTAAAATCTAATCCGCATCAAATTGCAAAAGTAAAAGTAATCTCTAAAGAACATTACATGATAGTGGAATCATCTAAAGGTCAAATCGAGCAGGTTGATCCATCTACAATGCGAGCTAGCGACCGATACAGCAACGGTTCATTCGTATTGGACCAAAGCGAAGCTGGCAACTTAGTTGATGTGTGGCTGGAAGAAAAATAA
- a CDS encoding LysE family transporter — MEWFLIAIKQIILGISLAAPVGPINIEMIKKGLTKGFWASWLVGLGGITADILFMLLILIGLTPFVQMQAVTVSLYATGFVMLTFVGFQSMKQAVSRSFSVDVNKPSIKRDKSFFTGFFIALMNPLNIVFWFGVFGSSLSESLQSQTWLSVFFHSFFIIFGILLWNLNIASSIYFTRKFITPKLLRFITLGAGFLLFLFGCQFGFKCVSLLIG; from the coding sequence GTGGAGTGGTTTTTGATTGCTATAAAACAAATAATTCTAGGTATTAGTCTCGCAGCACCGGTAGGTCCAATTAATATAGAGATGATTAAAAAAGGTCTGACAAAAGGATTTTGGGCTTCTTGGCTAGTTGGTTTAGGAGGCATAACGGCCGATATTTTATTTATGCTTCTCATTTTAATAGGGTTAACGCCTTTTGTTCAGATGCAGGCTGTTACTGTTTCCCTGTATGCAACTGGTTTTGTCATGCTCACATTTGTTGGCTTTCAAAGTATGAAACAAGCTGTCTCTCGTTCCTTTTCAGTAGATGTAAATAAACCCTCTATTAAAAGAGATAAGTCGTTTTTTACAGGTTTCTTCATTGCTCTTATGAACCCTTTAAATATTGTGTTTTGGTTTGGTGTATTTGGGTCAAGCTTAAGCGAAAGCCTCCAAAGTCAAACGTGGCTATCTGTCTTTTTTCACAGTTTCTTTATTATCTTTGGCATCCTTCTTTGGAATTTAAATATTGCCAGCAGCATTTATTTTACAAGAAAATTTATCACGCCTAAGCTTCTTCGCTTCATTACGTTAGGTGCCGGTTTTTTACTTTTTTTATTTGGCTGCCAATTCGGTTTTAAATGTGTATCCTTACTTATAGGCTGA